CCATACATGGTATGCCATTGTACTCAAACAAAAAGCATGAGAACCAAAAATAACTGCTTCAAATGACATTAAGTCATTAACAATGCAAACTAAATCTCCCATATGATAGCAACGCACATGTTGCTAACTTCAAAAGCTGTACAAAATGGGAAAAAAGGTTAGATGACTGTAAGATCGCAAACTGTTGTGCTTTGTCGTACCAAAATATATTGTATCGCGGGAACTAACAGCTGATACACTACTATGAACCCATCAATAATTAATAAGAACATTACAGTTTTATCACAACATGTTGATATATCAAGATGAAAATACATCAATCCTAAGAGGGGGAAAACACTATGATGAATTCCATCTATGTTCTGATTTCATTTTGTTGTGAAGTATTCGGCCCATTGGGGGGCGGGGGTCTTGCACCCTGGAGGGAAGACAGTATCTTGGTGAGGGTTTTTTTCTTGACCCAGGGTGAGATTATCCATGGATGATTTagttctaactccagataagAATTCCAATTTCATCGGAACCTTTTTGTCATCCTTGCTCAGCATCCCAGGAACTTGCTCCGAGCTTTTCTTCTCCCCACATAGCTCCACGGattcctccatcttcttcttGGTTTTAACAGTTTGTAAATCAGAACTTGCCATATTTGCTTCAGCATGACAATCCTCACGTGTGGCATCTCGCATGGCACAGGCCCCACTCTGCTGACACCCATC
This portion of the Panicum virgatum strain AP13 chromosome 2N, P.virgatum_v5, whole genome shotgun sequence genome encodes:
- the LOC120661730 gene encoding uncharacterized protein LOC120661730, whose protein sequence is MADAVLIDVEPKKEKHYVRSLSCRGKKVEGDQQAMPPLTEAKKRDRDSWKDGCQQSGACAMRDATREDCHAEANMASSDLQTVKTKKKMEESVELCGEKKSSEQVPGMLSKDDKKVPMKLEFLSGVRTKSSMDNLTLGQEKNPHQDTVFPPGCKTPAPQWAEYFTTK